The Kitasatospora paranensis genome has a window encoding:
- a CDS encoding ADP-ribosylglycohydrolase family protein produces MRAPTPALDSLQGLALGDAFGDRWFSPGVDEAAAEYAARIPRRAPWHWTDDTAMALVLVRHLLDFGEVRQDELAGAFAAAYTAQPGRTYGPSMHQVLRQVRDGADWRTVTSAMFGGQGSHGNGAAMRVAPLGAWFADDLDRVAEQARLSAVTTHFHPEAAAGAVAVALAAAFAARSRGSAAPARADFLRAVADRLPAGDVRSGLRTAARLPAGTSIRHAAVVLGSGALLSAPDTVPFALWSAAGQLDSLPDALWETLGGWGDMDTTCAMAAGVVAARTGLAGVPVGWLAAREGLPGWAGATAVPDGGAAAGRG; encoded by the coding sequence GTGCGCGCCCCCACCCCCGCCCTGGACAGCCTGCAGGGCCTCGCCCTCGGCGACGCCTTCGGCGACCGCTGGTTCTCGCCGGGGGTCGACGAGGCGGCCGCGGAGTACGCGGCCAGGATCCCGCGCCGCGCCCCCTGGCACTGGACGGACGACACCGCGATGGCCCTCGTCCTCGTCCGGCACCTGCTCGACTTCGGCGAGGTGCGGCAGGACGAGCTGGCCGGCGCGTTCGCCGCCGCGTACACCGCGCAGCCCGGCCGCACGTACGGGCCGTCGATGCACCAGGTGCTGCGGCAGGTCCGGGACGGCGCCGACTGGCGCACGGTCACCTCGGCGATGTTCGGCGGGCAGGGCTCGCACGGCAACGGCGCCGCGATGCGGGTCGCGCCGCTCGGCGCGTGGTTCGCCGACGATCTCGACCGGGTCGCCGAGCAGGCCCGACTCTCCGCGGTGACCACGCACTTCCACCCGGAGGCCGCGGCGGGCGCGGTCGCGGTGGCGCTGGCCGCCGCGTTCGCGGCGCGCAGCCGGGGCTCGGCGGCCCCCGCCCGGGCCGACTTCCTGCGGGCGGTCGCCGACCGGCTGCCGGCGGGCGACGTGCGCTCGGGTCTGCGGACGGCCGCCCGGCTGCCGGCCGGTACGAGCATCCGGCACGCCGCGGTCGTGCTCGGCTCGGGCGCCCTGCTGTCCGCCCCGGACACCGTCCCGTTCGCGCTCTGGTCGGCGGCCGGGCAGCTCGACTCGCTGCCGGACGCCCTCTGGGAGACCCTCGGCGGCTGGGGCGACATGGACACCACCTGCGCGATGGCGGCCGGCGTGGTCGCCGCTCGGACGGGCCTGGCGGGGGTGCCGGTCGGCTGGCTGGCCGCCCGCGAGGGCCTGCCCGGCTGGGCCGGCGCCACTGCGGTGCCGGACGGCGGGGCCGCCGCCGGCCGGGGCTGA
- a CDS encoding TetR family transcriptional regulator, whose amino-acid sequence MTTDNALTPEQILCAAEDVLRRFGPAKATVVDIARALGVSHGSVYRHFPSKAALREAVTQRWLDRSHDELAAIAEDGGPADERLHRWLATLFAAKRQKALDDPEMFATYMTLVGELSTTVDAHVATLVGQIRRIVEDGVAQGVFRTPDAGSAARAVFQATAHFHDPAHAHEWSHERAGADFEALWSLLLNGLRGR is encoded by the coding sequence GTGACCACGGACAACGCACTCACCCCCGAGCAGATCCTGTGCGCGGCGGAGGACGTCCTGCGGCGGTTCGGCCCGGCGAAGGCGACGGTGGTGGACATCGCCCGGGCGCTCGGCGTCAGCCACGGCAGCGTCTACCGGCACTTCCCCAGCAAGGCGGCCCTGCGCGAGGCGGTCACCCAGCGCTGGCTGGACCGCTCGCACGACGAGCTGGCCGCGATCGCCGAGGACGGCGGCCCCGCGGACGAGCGGCTGCACCGCTGGCTGGCGACGCTGTTCGCGGCCAAGCGGCAGAAGGCGCTGGACGACCCGGAGATGTTCGCCACCTACATGACGCTGGTCGGCGAGCTGAGCACCACCGTCGACGCCCACGTGGCGACGCTGGTCGGGCAGATCCGGCGGATCGTCGAGGACGGTGTCGCCCAGGGGGTCTTCCGCACCCCGGACGCCGGCTCGGCCGCCCGCGCGGTCTTCCAGGCCACCGCACACTTCCACGACCCGGCACACGCGCACGAGTGGTCGCACGAGCGGGCCGGGGCGGACTTCGAGGCGCTCTGGTCCCTGCTGCTGAACGGCCTGCGCGGCCGCTGA
- a CDS encoding aldo/keto reductase: protein MTTRPARTTLGTTGPATSAIGLGLMGMSDLYGPADEAESIATVHAALDAGVTLLDTGDFYGMGHNELLLHEALRGRDRESVQISVKYGAQRGPDNSWLGYDASPAATKASLAYSLRRLRTDYIDVYRPARLDPKVPIEETVGAIADLVKAGWVRHIGLSEVGAATLRRAAAVHPISDLQIEYSLISRTLEAEVLPTARELGIGITAYGVLSRGLLSGHWRPDTEIAATDFRGHSPRFQGDNLTHNLALVEALRAIAEARGASVAQVAIAWVASRGSDIVPLVGARRRDRLTEALGALDVQLSAADLAAIEAAVPAGSAAGDRYAAAQMAGLDSER from the coding sequence ATGACCACCCGACCCGCCCGCACCACGCTCGGCACCACCGGCCCGGCCACCTCCGCGATCGGCCTCGGCCTGATGGGCATGTCCGACCTCTACGGCCCCGCCGACGAGGCCGAGTCGATCGCCACCGTGCACGCCGCCCTGGACGCCGGCGTCACCCTGCTCGACACCGGCGACTTCTACGGCATGGGCCACAACGAACTGCTGCTGCACGAAGCGCTGCGCGGCCGGGACCGCGAGAGCGTGCAGATCAGCGTCAAGTACGGCGCCCAGCGCGGCCCCGACAACAGCTGGCTCGGCTACGACGCGAGCCCGGCCGCGACCAAGGCCTCGCTCGCCTACTCCCTGCGCCGACTGCGCACCGACTACATCGACGTCTACCGCCCGGCCCGGCTCGACCCGAAGGTGCCGATCGAGGAGACCGTCGGCGCCATCGCCGACCTGGTCAAGGCCGGCTGGGTCCGGCACATCGGCCTCTCCGAGGTCGGCGCCGCCACCCTGCGCCGGGCCGCCGCCGTGCACCCGATCAGCGACCTGCAGATCGAGTACTCGCTGATCTCCCGCACCCTGGAGGCCGAAGTCCTGCCGACCGCCCGCGAGCTCGGCATCGGCATCACCGCCTACGGCGTGCTCTCCCGCGGCCTGCTCAGCGGCCACTGGCGGCCGGACACCGAGATCGCCGCGACCGACTTCCGCGGCCACAGCCCGCGCTTCCAGGGCGACAACCTCACCCACAACCTGGCCCTGGTCGAGGCGCTGCGGGCGATCGCCGAGGCCCGGGGCGCCAGCGTCGCCCAGGTCGCGATCGCCTGGGTCGCCTCCCGCGGCTCCGACATCGTGCCGCTGGTCGGCGCCCGCCGCCGGGACCGCCTGACGGAGGCGCTCGGCGCCCTCGACGTGCAGCTCTCCGCCGCGGACCTCGCCGCGATCGAGGCCGCCGTCCCCGCCGGTTCCGCCGCGGGCGACCGGTACGCTGCGGCCCAGATGGCCGGCCTCGACAGCGAGCGCTGA
- a CDS encoding M20 family metallopeptidase: MSPHTVLPAEPGTIGVAETAADRSAEGGDPANTAAVAAPAATDPTTAAPPALPGLPRALTTRARTLAGAVRRRCAALAVMESPSGDAPRLDALAEELSAGFRATGAAVRREPGPAGDHLLAEWPGQDDSLPHLLVVGHHDTVWPAGTLADWPVEERDGRLSGPGVLDMKAGLAVLEGAFALLADLGQRPHRPVRLVVVSDEEVGSPDGRRLVERQLPGAAAVLGLEPPHPDGRLKTARRGSTRVLLSVTGREAHAGNAAAEGVSAVDELVDQLVAVRGLARQPGTELNTGRITGGTRANVVAGRAEAELGLRFSTAEAQRRALDTLAHLTARRPGAKVRTEVLSSRPAWPERDGNPLLRHVRSLAAALGQQVDGAPAGGAGDTNLAGARGLPTLDGLGPVGAGPHARHEHVVIEQLPQRIALLAALLAVPLPRLRERG; this comes from the coding sequence GTGAGCCCGCATACCGTCCTCCCGGCCGAGCCGGGCACCATCGGCGTCGCCGAGACCGCGGCCGACCGGTCCGCCGAGGGCGGCGATCCCGCGAATACCGCGGCCGTCGCCGCACCGGCCGCCACCGATCCGACCACCGCCGCACCGCCCGCGCTGCCCGGCCTCCCGCGGGCGCTGACCACCCGGGCCCGCACCCTCGCCGGCGCCGTCCGCCGCCGCTGCGCCGCCCTGGCCGTGATGGAGTCCCCCAGTGGTGACGCCCCCCGCCTGGACGCCCTCGCCGAGGAGCTGTCCGCGGGTTTCCGGGCCACCGGTGCCGCCGTCCGCCGCGAGCCGGGCCCGGCCGGGGACCACCTGCTCGCCGAGTGGCCCGGCCAGGACGACTCCCTGCCGCACCTGCTGGTGGTCGGCCACCACGACACCGTCTGGCCCGCCGGCACCCTCGCCGACTGGCCCGTCGAGGAGCGGGACGGCCGGCTCAGCGGCCCGGGCGTCCTCGACATGAAGGCCGGACTCGCCGTCCTGGAGGGCGCCTTCGCCCTCCTCGCCGACCTCGGGCAGCGCCCGCACCGGCCCGTGCGGCTGGTCGTCGTCTCCGACGAGGAGGTGGGCAGCCCGGACGGCCGGCGCCTGGTCGAGCGCCAGCTCCCCGGCGCCGCCGCCGTGCTCGGCCTGGAGCCGCCGCACCCCGACGGCCGGCTGAAGACGGCCCGCCGCGGCTCCACCCGGGTGCTGCTCTCCGTCACCGGGCGGGAGGCGCATGCGGGCAACGCGGCCGCCGAGGGAGTCTCCGCCGTGGACGAGCTGGTCGACCAGTTGGTCGCCGTCCGCGGACTGGCCCGGCAGCCGGGCACCGAACTGAACACCGGCCGGATCACCGGCGGCACCCGGGCCAACGTGGTCGCGGGCCGCGCCGAGGCCGAGCTGGGGCTGCGCTTCTCCACCGCGGAGGCGCAGCGCCGCGCCCTCGACACCCTCGCCCACCTCACCGCCCGGCGGCCGGGCGCCAAGGTGCGCACCGAGGTGCTCTCCAGTCGCCCCGCCTGGCCCGAGCGGGACGGCAACCCGCTGCTGCGGCACGTCCGCTCGCTGGCCGCGGCGCTCGGCCAGCAGGTCGACGGCGCGCCGGCCGGCGGCGCCGGGGACACCAACCTGGCCGGTGCGCGCGGCCTGCCCACCCTGGACGGGCTGGGGCCCGTCGGTGCCGGTCCGCACGCGCGGCACGAGCACGTGGTGATCGAGCAGCTCCCGCAGCGCATCGCCCTGCTGGCGGCGCTGCTGGCCGTCCCGCTTCCCCGCCTGCGCGAGCGCGGCTGA
- the paaA gene encoding 1,2-phenylacetyl-CoA epoxidase subunit PaaA gives MTATETDVAALEARFDAVVAAEQRIEPRDWMPDAYRATLVRQIAQHAHSEIIGMQPEGNWLTRAPSLRRKATLLAKAQDEAGHGLYLYAAAETLGVDRAELTEKLVDGRQKYSSIFNYPTLTFADVGVIGWLVDGAAICNQVPLCRCSYGPYARAMVRVCKEESFHQRQGYELLMTMMRGTTAQRRMVQDAVDRWWWPSLMMFGPPDDDSPNTARSMGWRIKRHTNDELRQRFVDMTVPQAEHLGVTLPDPALAWNAERGSWDFGEPDWSELKQVIKGQGPCNAQRVERRRAAHEDGAWVREAALAYAQKQAGQRQAEQKRSAQ, from the coding sequence GTGACGGCAACAGAGACCGACGTGGCGGCCCTGGAGGCACGCTTCGACGCGGTGGTGGCCGCCGAGCAGCGGATCGAGCCGCGGGACTGGATGCCGGACGCGTACCGCGCGACCCTGGTGCGCCAGATCGCGCAGCACGCCCACTCGGAGATCATCGGCATGCAGCCGGAGGGCAACTGGCTGACCCGGGCGCCCTCGCTGCGCCGCAAGGCCACCCTGCTGGCCAAGGCGCAGGACGAGGCCGGCCACGGCCTGTACCTGTACGCGGCCGCCGAGACGCTCGGCGTCGACCGCGCCGAGCTCACCGAGAAGCTCGTCGACGGGCGGCAGAAGTACTCCTCGATCTTCAACTACCCCACGCTGACCTTCGCCGACGTCGGCGTGATCGGCTGGCTGGTGGACGGCGCGGCGATCTGCAACCAGGTCCCGCTCTGCCGCTGCTCCTACGGCCCGTACGCCCGGGCCATGGTGCGGGTCTGCAAGGAGGAGTCCTTCCACCAGCGGCAGGGCTACGAACTGCTGATGACGATGATGCGCGGCACCACCGCCCAGCGCCGGATGGTGCAGGACGCCGTGGACCGCTGGTGGTGGCCGTCGCTCATGATGTTCGGCCCGCCGGACGACGACTCGCCGAACACCGCCCGGTCGATGGGCTGGCGGATCAAGCGGCACACCAACGACGAGCTGCGCCAGCGCTTCGTCGACATGACCGTCCCGCAGGCCGAGCACCTCGGTGTGACCCTCCCCGACCCGGCCCTGGCCTGGAACGCGGAGCGCGGCAGCTGGGACTTCGGCGAGCCCGACTGGTCGGAGCTCAAGCAGGTGATCAAGGGCCAGGGGCCGTGCAACGCGCAGCGCGTCGAGCGCCGCCGCGCGGCCCACGAGGACGGCGCCTGGGTCCGCGAGGCGGCCCTGGCGTACGCACAGAAGCAGGCCGGGCAGCGGCAGGCCGAGCAGAAGCGGAGCGCACAGTGA
- the paaB gene encoding 1,2-phenylacetyl-CoA epoxidase subunit PaaB, producing MTGTRADWPLYEVFVRPRRGLNHVHVGSLHASDDRMALLAARDLYTRRNEGVSLWVVPSAAITASAPDEQDPFFAPSGDKVYRHPTFYDIPEDVPHI from the coding sequence GTGACCGGGACCAGGGCCGACTGGCCGCTCTACGAGGTGTTCGTCCGCCCGCGGCGCGGCCTCAACCACGTCCACGTCGGCTCGCTGCACGCCTCCGACGACCGGATGGCGCTGCTGGCCGCCCGCGACCTCTACACCCGCCGCAACGAGGGCGTCAGCCTCTGGGTCGTCCCCTCCGCGGCGATCACCGCCTCCGCGCCGGACGAGCAGGACCCGTTCTTCGCACCGAGCGGCGACAAGGTCTACCGCCACCCGACCTTCTACGACATCCCCGAGGATGTCCCGCACATCTGA
- the paaC gene encoding 1,2-phenylacetyl-CoA epoxidase subunit PaaC has protein sequence MTDDHVYLTLSEAEPEPEGEARWAYGTGFADPLLGVDTALPGGVDGADLAAYCLMLGDDALVLAQRLTEWCTRAPELEEEVALANLGLDLLGQARRLLTRAGQADGTGRTEDDLAYWREDHEFRNVRLVEVPNGDFAHTVARLLVFATARHALYERLVQHPDPVLAAVAAGGVKELAYHREWALEWLLRLGDGTPYSHGRMQAGLDAVWPLLDELFTPHEVELRLGTDPSGLRGPVLARLAADAERATLTLPDTPAMARIGGRAGRDGVHTEALGLLLAELQVVARAHPGATW, from the coding sequence ATGACCGACGACCACGTCTACCTGACCCTCTCCGAGGCCGAGCCGGAGCCGGAGGGCGAGGCCCGCTGGGCGTACGGCACCGGCTTCGCCGACCCGCTGCTGGGCGTCGACACCGCCCTGCCGGGCGGCGTGGACGGCGCCGACCTCGCCGCGTACTGCCTGATGCTCGGTGACGACGCCCTCGTCCTCGCCCAGCGGCTGACCGAGTGGTGCACCCGGGCACCCGAGCTGGAGGAGGAGGTGGCGCTCGCCAACCTCGGCCTCGACCTGCTCGGCCAGGCCCGCCGGCTGCTCACCCGGGCCGGCCAGGCGGACGGCACCGGCCGCACCGAGGACGACCTCGCCTACTGGCGCGAGGACCACGAGTTCCGCAACGTCCGCCTGGTCGAAGTCCCCAACGGCGACTTCGCGCACACCGTCGCCCGGCTGCTGGTCTTCGCCACCGCCCGGCACGCCCTGTACGAGCGGCTCGTGCAGCACCCCGACCCGGTGCTCGCCGCGGTCGCCGCCGGCGGCGTCAAGGAGCTCGCCTACCACCGCGAGTGGGCGCTGGAGTGGCTGCTGCGGCTCGGTGACGGCACCCCGTACTCGCACGGGCGGATGCAGGCCGGGCTGGACGCCGTGTGGCCGCTGCTGGACGAGCTGTTCACCCCGCACGAGGTCGAGCTGCGGCTCGGCACCGATCCGTCCGGCCTGCGCGGCCCGGTGCTGGCCCGGCTCGCCGCCGACGCCGAGCGGGCCACCCTGACCCTGCCGGACACCCCGGCGATGGCCCGGATCGGTGGCCGGGCCGGCCGCGACGGCGTCCACACCGAGGCGCTCGGCCTGCTGCTCGCCGAGCTCCAGGTGGTCGCCCGGGCACACCCGGGGGCGACGTGGTGA
- the paaD gene encoding 1,2-phenylacetyl-CoA epoxidase subunit PaaD, with amino-acid sequence MVTAAAHRAWEVAAAVPDPELPMLTLADLGVLADVREEAGAVTAWITPTYSGCPAVAEMAADVDARLRAAGYPRVEVRLRLDPPWSSDLISAEGRRKLAEAGIAPPQPGAAAGLLRLGPTRHAVSCPQCGSPDTEELSRFGSTACKALWRCRACREPFDRIKEI; translated from the coding sequence GTGGTGACCGCCGCCGCGCATCGCGCCTGGGAGGTCGCCGCCGCCGTCCCCGACCCCGAGCTGCCCATGCTCACCCTCGCCGACCTGGGCGTCCTCGCCGACGTCCGGGAGGAGGCCGGCGCGGTGACCGCCTGGATCACCCCCACCTACTCGGGCTGCCCGGCCGTCGCCGAGATGGCCGCCGACGTGGACGCCCGGCTGCGGGCGGCCGGCTACCCCCGGGTCGAGGTCCGGCTGCGGCTCGACCCGCCGTGGTCCAGCGACCTGATCAGCGCCGAGGGCCGCCGCAAGCTCGCCGAGGCCGGCATCGCGCCGCCGCAGCCCGGCGCCGCCGCGGGTCTGCTCCGGCTCGGCCCCACCCGGCACGCCGTGTCCTGCCCGCAGTGCGGCTCCCCCGACACCGAGGAGCTGTCGCGCTTCGGCTCCACCGCCTGCAAGGCGCTCTGGCGCTGCCGCGCCTGCCGGGAGCCCTTCGACCGGATCAAGGAGATCTGA
- the paaE gene encoding 1,2-phenylacetyl-CoA epoxidase subunit PaaE, with translation MAVRRPTFHELRIAELEPLCEDAVAVTFEVPDDLAADFVFRPGQTLTLRRLVDGADERRSYSLCSPVGGPLRIAVREVPGGLFSRRLVRDAKVGERVEVLPPTGLFTAEPTERAEHVLVAAGSGITPMLSIAGSVLDGHPDSRVTLLYGNRRSDTVMFADELADLKDRHLGRFQLVHVLSRESRDAELLSGRLDPERVKALVAALVEVPAVDHWWLCGPYGMVTGVRELLAELGVPGERVHQELFHAEDEPVAERAEESVPGDLSEVTVVLDGRASVLSLPRDRSILDGAQRSRPDLPFACKGGVCGTCRALVCEGETEMRRNFALEEKEVAAGYVLTCQARPLSDRVTVDYDR, from the coding sequence ATGGCCGTCCGCCGCCCGACCTTCCACGAGCTGCGCATCGCCGAGCTGGAGCCGCTCTGCGAGGACGCGGTCGCGGTCACCTTCGAGGTGCCGGACGACCTCGCCGCGGACTTCGTCTTCCGGCCCGGGCAGACCCTTACCCTGCGCCGGCTCGTGGACGGCGCCGACGAGCGGCGCTCCTACTCGCTCTGCTCGCCGGTCGGCGGCCCGCTGCGGATCGCGGTGCGCGAGGTGCCGGGCGGCCTGTTCTCCCGCCGGCTGGTGCGGGACGCGAAGGTCGGCGAGCGCGTCGAGGTGCTGCCGCCGACCGGCCTGTTCACCGCCGAGCCCACCGAGCGGGCCGAGCACGTCCTGGTCGCGGCCGGCTCCGGGATCACGCCGATGCTCTCCATCGCCGGCTCGGTGCTGGACGGCCACCCCGACTCCCGGGTCACCCTGCTGTACGGCAACCGGCGCAGCGACACCGTGATGTTCGCCGACGAGCTGGCCGACCTCAAGGACCGCCACCTAGGCCGCTTCCAGCTGGTGCACGTGCTCTCCCGGGAGAGCCGCGACGCCGAGCTGCTCAGCGGCCGGCTCGACCCCGAGCGGGTGAAGGCCCTGGTCGCCGCCCTGGTCGAGGTGCCGGCGGTGGACCACTGGTGGCTCTGCGGCCCGTACGGCATGGTGACCGGAGTCCGGGAGCTGCTCGCCGAGCTGGGCGTGCCGGGCGAGCGGGTGCACCAGGAGCTGTTCCACGCGGAGGACGAGCCGGTCGCCGAGCGGGCCGAGGAGAGCGTCCCGGGTGACCTCAGCGAGGTCACCGTGGTGCTCGACGGCAGGGCCAGCGTGCTGTCGCTGCCGCGGGACCGGTCGATCCTGGACGGTGCCCAGCGCTCCCGCCCCGACCTGCCGTTCGCGTGCAAGGGCGGAGTCTGCGGCACCTGCCGGGCGCTGGTCTGCGAGGGCGAGACGGAGATGCGGCGCAACTTCGCGCTGGAGGAGAAGGAGGTCGCGGCCGGCTACGTGCTGACTTGCCAGGCCCGTCCGCTCTCCGACAGGGTCACCGTCGACTACGACCGCTGA
- a CDS encoding FAD-dependent oxidoreductase: MTVHGATIEPAAVDVVVIGAGQAGLSAAYHLRRRGFAPYTGFVVLDADDAPGGAWAHRSPSLTMATVHGFHDLPDVELPQPDPQAPAREVVPGWFAAYEAQHALPVVRPVRVRAVRPLPGGELRVETDRGVWTARAVVNATGTWTRPFLPHYPGHFTGRQLHYAQYRGPAEFAGLRVAVVGGGASAIQVLSEVGALAETLWFTRRAPVYREGPFTPEAGRAAVALVEQRVREGLPVASVVSVTGLGPSVAYRRAAELGVLERRPMFDRLTAHGVALGAHEEQVDAIVWATGFRPEVAHLAPLGLRGPGGGIRMAGTRAAADPRIHLVGYGPSASTVGANRAGRAAVNEIVRLLGAPAAAPVPAQRS; this comes from the coding sequence GTGACTGTTCACGGTGCAACCATCGAGCCCGCAGCGGTCGACGTCGTGGTGATCGGCGCCGGGCAGGCCGGGCTGTCCGCCGCCTACCACCTGCGCCGCCGCGGCTTCGCCCCGTACACCGGCTTCGTGGTGCTGGACGCGGACGACGCCCCCGGCGGTGCCTGGGCGCACCGCTCCCCGTCGCTGACGATGGCCACCGTGCACGGCTTCCACGACCTGCCGGACGTCGAACTGCCGCAGCCGGACCCGCAGGCACCGGCCCGCGAGGTGGTGCCCGGCTGGTTCGCCGCGTACGAGGCGCAGCACGCCCTGCCGGTGGTGCGCCCCGTCCGGGTGCGGGCCGTGCGCCCGCTGCCCGGCGGGGAGCTGCGGGTGGAGACCGACCGCGGGGTGTGGACGGCGCGGGCCGTGGTCAACGCCACCGGCACCTGGACGCGGCCGTTCCTGCCGCACTACCCGGGGCACTTCACCGGCCGTCAGCTGCACTACGCGCAGTACCGCGGGCCCGCGGAGTTCGCCGGTCTCCGGGTCGCGGTGGTCGGCGGCGGTGCGTCGGCGATCCAGGTGCTGTCGGAGGTCGGCGCGTTGGCCGAGACCCTGTGGTTCACCCGCCGGGCGCCGGTCTACCGCGAGGGCCCGTTCACCCCGGAGGCGGGCCGGGCCGCGGTGGCCCTGGTCGAGCAGCGGGTCCGGGAGGGTCTGCCGGTCGCCAGCGTGGTGAGCGTGACCGGGCTGGGCCCGTCGGTGGCGTACCGGCGGGCCGCGGAGCTGGGCGTGCTGGAGCGCCGCCCGATGTTCGACCGGCTGACCGCGCACGGGGTGGCCCTGGGCGCGCACGAGGAGCAGGTGGACGCGATCGTCTGGGCCACCGGCTTCCGGCCCGAGGTCGCCCATCTGGCCCCGCTGGGCCTGCGCGGCCCGGGCGGGGGCATCCGGATGGCGGGCACCCGGGCCGCCGCCGACCCGCGGATCCATCTCGTCGGGTACGGCCCGTCGGCCAGCACCGTCGGCGCCAACCGGGCGGGCCGGGCGGCGGTCAACGAGATCGTCCGGCTGCTCGGGGCACCGGCGGCGGCGCCGGTGCCCGCTCAGCGGTCGTAG
- a CDS encoding YbjQ family protein, with amino-acid sequence MSKLEDYGGGQVPDADVLVVTTNDVPGHRVERIIGEVFGLTVRSRHIGSQIGAGLKSLVGGELKGLTKTLVESRNQAMERLVEQARSRGANAILMMRFDVSEAADVGTEICAYGTAAVIAPVA; translated from the coding sequence ATGAGCAAACTCGAGGACTACGGCGGCGGGCAGGTCCCGGACGCCGACGTGCTGGTGGTCACCACGAACGACGTCCCGGGGCACCGGGTGGAGCGGATCATCGGGGAGGTGTTCGGCCTGACGGTGCGCAGCCGCCACATCGGCAGCCAGATCGGGGCGGGCCTGAAGTCGCTGGTCGGCGGGGAGCTGAAGGGCCTGACGAAGACCCTGGTGGAGAGCCGCAACCAGGCGATGGAGCGGCTCGTCGAGCAGGCCCGGTCGCGCGGCGCGAACGCGATCCTGATGATGCGCTTCGACGTGTCGGAGGCCGCCGACGTCGGGACGGAGATCTGCGCCTACGGGACGGCCGCGGTGATCGCCCCGGTCGCCTGA
- a CDS encoding aminoacyl-tRNA hydrolase has product MSSPFDAPSSPEQPVDRDSREQYVLPLVVRIERADPPARTDALETSARAVLTLLADPRVTEDGGAWAERVLAWEDARIRKVVRRARGGEWRKAGELPGITVTGAAAEVRVFPPVPLDGWPKELAKLQVSGTDLDDPAEPAAPADGLPVLWLNPDLEMSAGKTMAQTGHAAQLAWWRLDDTRRKEWAESGFALAVRTAAPEAWAALTASGLPLVRDAGFTEIAPGSCTVVADHPALR; this is encoded by the coding sequence GTGAGCTCACCCTTCGACGCACCCAGCAGCCCCGAACAGCCCGTCGACCGCGACAGTCGGGAGCAGTACGTCCTGCCCCTGGTCGTCCGGATCGAGCGGGCCGACCCGCCGGCCCGTACCGACGCCCTGGAGACCTCGGCCCGCGCGGTGCTGACCCTGCTCGCCGACCCCCGGGTCACCGAGGACGGCGGCGCCTGGGCCGAACGGGTGCTGGCCTGGGAGGACGCCCGGATCCGCAAGGTCGTCCGCCGGGCCCGCGGCGGGGAGTGGCGCAAGGCAGGCGAGCTGCCCGGGATCACGGTCACCGGCGCCGCGGCCGAGGTGCGGGTCTTCCCGCCCGTCCCGCTGGACGGCTGGCCGAAGGAGCTGGCCAAGCTCCAGGTGTCCGGCACCGACCTCGACGACCCCGCCGAGCCGGCCGCCCCCGCCGACGGCCTCCCCGTGCTCTGGCTCAACCCCGACCTGGAGATGAGCGCCGGAAAGACGATGGCCCAGACCGGCCACGCGGCACAGCTCGCCTGGTGGCGGCTGGACGACACCCGCCGCAAGGAGTGGGCGGAGAGCGGCTTCGCCCTCGCCGTCCGCACCGCCGCCCCCGAGGCCTGGGCCGCACTGACCGCGAGCGGCCTGCCGCTCGTCCGCGACGCCGGTTTCACCGAGATCGCCCCCGGCAGCTGCACCGTCGTCGCCGACCACCCCGCCCTCCGGTAG